Proteins found in one Plasmodium gaboni strain SY75 chromosome 13, whole genome shotgun sequence genomic segment:
- a CDS encoding putative fork head domain protein, with the protein MNTEEKINTSNDGDDDNNECVKLKKKIENEKDDINNLKDDDVYLSADSSNSYRYDNHSKKKSIKENINEISTNRTQSKKENDNNKDKYNDKKRNKYRSSSSSKEKCDRYCKKDKYDKHNKYEKDDKYDKHDKYDKHDKYDKHNKYDKHNKYEKNDKYDKQNKYDKHDKYEKNDKYEKNDKHNKHDKYNKHDKYDKHDKYEKNDKYNKHDKYNKHDKNDKQMNKIHIVKNSSEHTRTSKANSHYDSKRKYRHMSSEDEEMKHHKHVDHNARKKSKSYKILEDKYSSDVENEKNGVEEKFKNKTKNIYEISNKNGSNISEKKYEKDKPRISLHHNKDKYDKYEKYDKYEKQNHNIRYNEQDIKRKSTKHYEKENRYNTHKGKNKNEKDEEQSEEEKEKKSVQKKETQNFNPSGLLAQEKIYKNGIELKYTESIDAEKPDKKWRLYMFKDSNNNEPQKILHIHDKSYYLIGKEQLAVDIQLNNISISKQHAVIQFKKHESKILPFLLDLNSTNGTYINNEKIEPNKYYELRETDIIRFGSSNREFVLLHDTCQAE; encoded by the exons atgaacacagaagaaaaaattaatacatCAAATGATGgtgatgatgataataatgaatgTGTTAAGttaaagaagaaaatagaaaatgaaaaagatgatataaataactTAAAAGATGATGATGTTTACTTATCAGCTGACAGCTCAAATTCTTATAGATATGATAATCActccaaaaaaaaaagtattaaggaaaatataaatgaaataagCACAAATAGGACTCAAtcaaaaaaagaaaatgataataataaagataaatataatgataagAAGCGTAATAAGTATAGAAGTTCATCTAGTAGTAAAGAAAAATGTGACAGATATTGCAAGAAagataaatatgataagcataataaatatgaaaaggatgataaatatgataagcatgataaatatgataagcatgataaatatgataagcataataaatatgataagcataataaatatgaaaagaatgataaatatgataagcagaataaatatgataagcatgataaatatgaaaagaatgataaatatgaaaagaatgataaacataataagcatgataaatataataagcatgataaatatgataagcatgataaatatgaaaagaatgataaatataataagcatgataaatataataagcatgataaaaatgataaacaaatgaataaaattCATATTGTTAAGAACTCCAGTGAACATACAAGAACTAGTAAAGCTAATTCTCATTACGATAGTAAGAGAAAATACAGACACATGTCAAGTGAAGATGAAGAAATGAAACACCATAAACATGTGGATCATAATGCtagaaaaaaaagtaaatcATACAAAATATTAGAAGATAAATATTCTTCAGATGTAGAAAATGAGAAAAATGGTGTCGaagaaaaatttaaaaataaaactaagaatatatatgaaataagtaataaaaatggtAGTAATATAAGTGAAAAgaaatatgaaaaagataaaCCTCGTATTTCTCTTCATCACAATAAGGATAAATATGACAAATATGAgaaatatgataaatatgaGAAACaaaatcataatattaGGTATAATGAACAAGAcattaaaagaaaatcaACAAAACATTATGAGAAGGAAAATAGATATAATACACACAAAggaaaaaacaaaaatgaaaaggATGAAGAGCAATctgaagaagaaaaagaaaaaaaaagtgtTCAGAAAAAAGAAACGCAAAATTTTAATCCATCTGGTTTATTAGCTCAAgaaaagatatataaaaatggaaTTGAATTGAAATATACAGAAAGCATAGATGCTGAAAAGCCAGATAAGAAATGGAGACTTTATATGTTTAAGGATTCTAATAACAATGAGCCTCaaa AAATATTACACATACATGACAAGTCGTATTACTTAATCGGAAAAGAACAGCTAGCTGTGGATATACAACTAAATAATATTAGTATATCTAAGCAACATGCTGTCATTCAATTTAAAAAACATGAAAGTAAAATTTTACCATTTCTTCTTGATCTTAATAGTACCAATGGTacttatataaataatgaaaaaattgAACCCAATAAATATTACGAACTGAG aGAAACTGATATAATCAGGTTTGGAAGTTCCAACCGTGAATTTGTTTTACTACACGATACTTGCCAAGCTGAgtaa
- a CDS encoding putative tripartite motif protein, whose amino-acid sequence MSNMSTSSNDEKYIKFKKENLMGALKRNNKYIKRNDSASSVNESVENENKKTYRCYHCKRKVEDVLILSCKHLICLICSSIQLEENYKKFLEKFMNTKSIENNKNEKSHHIDECFDNYKDMIKNKITYNNINDEKNDLFNNDMIVDNMYKKDKVGFITCKLCNIKNKLSLESIEILTKVGLFSRNILNVHKFFFNKLGYEENDNINLKHNTIENDEKKKFLLLKNKYNYINDQMDDLEKYSYICNICSYNEAIIYCKDCVEYLCKECCDNIHEMDVLRKKANLKVEKAHEYYEIEKSCYQLKKLVKAPKKFLNITKEDIDIMYNTDEESYTTYGDNNGKYKIYDNNNIKSKNKNYCYKDDPSKKINIYNDNCENDKNIHVDIFDELHMNDSDFDTYDEEHFYRRQKFFLDKEEKKRKNLLLSKKLNGLVENMKNESSYESDVSSKYGTDGSIRDDKTNVLLKLKKKKKKKMVHMRRENKLHNIKKKNVNDLISIKNNDDNNISDDDNVGRRNHRIYSNGLYNNNNNLDNIKYLKNINNIKSNNLRNDTYIFSNSTTVDMISLDDESLYSDNELKEIGITNIHKEICEKKKNKTIENINNDILNNKQFTVIENVRCSEHYNYPIQYFCHTCLSLCFCSECAINGIHTSNCNIENINTAFITVLNNYLIQWNEIINELINDLEKNFYESLEDVKNDWSAHLSECYYNLNTKVNYIFNNLVKKEKEIFDEFDTYIEKFKNDNLQYIELLNSKYEDIEKSINLIRQNKFHTNPIDIIKFYTNNIDIIDKTILLNNDFKPIQDLSKIRESKIFYMDFYASQINSYLKYLQAYLNESNMLDSK is encoded by the exons ATGAGTAATATGTCTACAAGTAGCAATGATGAAAAGTACATAAAGTTCAAAAAGGAAAATCTCATGGGTGCTttgaaaagaaataataaatatataaaaagaaacGATTCAGCTAGTTCTGTTAATGAATCTGttgaaaatgaaaataaaaa GACTTATAGATGCTATCACTGCAAGAGAAAAGTGGAAGATGTATTAATTTTGTCTTGTAAACATTTAATATGTCTTATATGTTCTAGCATACAATTAGAAGagaattataaaaagttTTTAGAAAAATTCATGAACACAAAGAgtattgaaaataataaaaatgagAAAAGTCATCATATTGATGAATGttttgataattataaagatatgataaaaaataaaataacatacaataatataaatgatgaaaaaaatgatttgtttaataatgatatgaTAGTAGATAATATGTACAAGAAAGATAAAGTTGGTTTTATTACTTGTAaattatgtaatattaaaaataaactaTCATTAGAATCTATAGAAATATTAACAAAAGTCGGATTGTTTTCTCgtaatattttaaatgttcataaatttttttttaataaacTTGGTTATGAAGagaatgataatattaatttaaaacaCAATACTATAGAGAATGATgagaaaaagaaatttcttttattaaaaaataaatataattatataaatgatcAAATGGATGATTTAGAGaaatattcttatatatgtaatatttgTTCTTATAATGAAGctattatatattgtaaaGATTGTGTAGAATATTTATGTAAAGAATGTTGTGATAATATTCATGAAATGGATGTACTTAGAAAAAAAGCCAATTTAAAAGTTGAAAAAGCACATgaatattatgaaataGAAAAATCATGTTatcaattaaaaaaattagtTAAGGCACCTAAAAagtttttaaatataaccaaagaagatatagatattatgtataataCTGATGAAGAAAGTTATACTACTTATGGGGATAATAatggaaaatataaaatatatgataataataatattaagagtaagaataaaaattattgtTATAAAGATGACCCAtccaaaaaaataaatatatacaatgACAATTgtgaaaatgataaaaatattcatgTGGACATATTTGATGAACTTCATATGAATGATTCAGATTTTGATACATATGATGAAGAACATTTTTATAGGAGacaaaaattttttttagataaagaagaaaaaaaaagaaaaaatcTCCTTCTTTctaaaaaattaaatggTCTTGTtgaaaatatgaaaaatgaGAGTTCTTATGAAAGTGATGTTTCATCTAAGTATGGAACGGATGGCTCCATAAGAGATGATAAAACAAACgtattattaaaattgaagaaaaaaaaaaaaaaaaaaatggtaCATATGAGAagagaaaataaattacataatataaaaaaaaaaaatgtaaatgaTCTAATAagtattaaaaataatgatgataataatattagtGATGATGACAATGTAGGGAGAAGAAATCATAGAATTTATTCAAACGgattatataataataataataatttggataatataaaatatcttaaaaatattaacaacataaaaagtaataatttaagaaatgatacatatattttttctaataGCACAACTGTAGATATGATATCTTTAGATGATGAATCTTTATATTCAGATAATGAACTTAAAGAAATTGGTATTACAAATATTCATAAGGAAATatgtgaaaaaaaaaaaaataaaacaatagaaaatataaataatgatattcttaataataaacaGTTTACAGTTATAGAAAATGTTCGATGTAGTGaacattataattatcCAATACAATATTTTTGTCATACTTGTTTGTCATTATGTTTCTGTTCAGAATGTGCAATAAATGGAATACATACAAGTAATTgtaatatagaaaatattaacacAGCATTTATAACagtattaaataattatttaatacaatggaatgaaattataaatgaattaataaatgaCTTAGAAAAGAATTTTTATGAATCTCTTGAAGatgtaaaaaatgattGGTCAGCACATTTAAGTGAgtgttattataatttaaatactaaagtaaattatatttttaataatcttgttaaaaaagaaaaagaaatatttgATGAATTTGATACATATATAGAGAAATTcaaaaatgataatttacaatatatagaattattaaattcGAAATATGAAGATATAGAAAAATCAATTAATTTAATACGTCAAAATAAATTTCATACAAATCCAATTGATATAATTAAGTTTTATACAAATAACATTGACATTATAGATAAGactattttattaaataatgattttAAACCTATACAAGATTTATCAAAAATTAGAGAAAGCAAAATTTTCTATATGGATTTTTATGCATCACAAATTAATAGCTATCTTAAATATCTACAGGCATATTTAAACGAAAGCAATATGTTAGACTCAAAATAA